A genomic window from Heptranchias perlo isolate sHepPer1 chromosome 20, sHepPer1.hap1, whole genome shotgun sequence includes:
- the LOC137335898 gene encoding protein phosphatase 1 regulatory subunit 3C-like, translating into MPVDIAMRLCLSHSPPLHSFLHYQEFRGVNISRLKPLRPCLNQKSNVSLSSEEWKECDGNNIEKKKVVFADAKGFSLTAVRVFSEFEDDLSDLQFELADLAHCFPQPVKNEKLSLDFPQPSADYLNFRSRLQENLVCLENCIIQDKSISGTVKVKNLNYEKKVMIRITFDTWKSFQDIECVYLNNTYGCTDTDTFSFEVHLPECLQPREKIELCVSFKCGQETFWDNNNKENYRITCTGWQSDDGKVSYEEDSSDYNIRRKAQEVDFEQFGSPRSANVLFSQWQSWGRFDSDSEEVAESVLCN; encoded by the exons ATGCCAGTTGATATTGCCATGAGACTTTGCCTCagtcactctcctccccttcataGCTTCTTACACTACCAAGAGTTCAGAGGAGTGAACATCTCCAGACTAAAACCACTGCGCCCATGTCTGAATCAGAAAAGCAATGTGAGCCTGTCCAGTGAGGAATGGAAGGAGTGCGATGGCAACAACATTGAGAAAAAGAAGGTGGTCTTTGCTGATGCAAAAGGTTTTTCGCTCACCGCTGTTCGAGTCTTCTCAGAGTTTGAGGATGATCTGTCAGACCTTCAGTTTGAACTGGCTGACCTCGCACACTGTTTTCCACAACCTGTTAAGAATGAGAAGTTATCTCTTGACTTTCCTCAGCCATCAGCAGATTATTTAAATTTCCGTTCTCGTTTGCAAGAAAACTTGGTTTGCCTTGAGAACTGTATCATCCAAGACAAGTCCATCTCTGGAACAGTCAAAGTCAAGAATCTCAACTATGAGAAAAAAGTCATGATCCGGATAACTTTTGATACCTGGAAGAGCTTCCAAGACATTGAATGTGTTTACTTGAACAATACGTATGGCTGCACGGACACTGATACATTCTCCTTTGAGGTCCACCTGCCAGAATGTCTACAGCCTCGTGAGAAAATTGAGCTCTGTGTGTCCTTCAAATGTGGCCAAGAGACCTTCTGGGACAACAACAATAAAGAGAACTATAGGATCACTTGTACGGGCTGGCAGTCAGATGATGGAAAGGTTTCCTATGAAGAGGATTCATCTGACTACAACATTAGAAGAAAGGCCCAAGAAGTAGATTTCGAGCAGTTTGGCAGTCCTCGATCAGCTAATGTACTATTCTCCCAGTGGCAGAGCTGGGGCAGATTTGACAGTG ATTCTGAAGAAGTGGCAGAGAGTGTCCTATGTAATTAG